The sequence AACAAGCGCGACGAGCGAGAGCCGGTCTTCCGGGGGCCCACCCGAGCCGAGATGGTGGAAGTCCTCGAGGCTGCAGCGGCCTAGGACGCCCCTCCCCCCCCCCCTGAATTGTCGAAGTTCTGTGCCAATCGGCGCAGGCTCTTGTTCGAGCGTTGGAGAACGTCAGATTCCCGAGCGGGCAACTCGTTGCCCTTCATCGAATCGGGGACCCATGCTGAAGACGCTCCTGAACAGGTACGAACGCACCGCAGACGAACAGGTAAAGTGGATTTCCAGTATTCCATTCTTCCTGATCCACCTGCTGCCCCTGGCCGCAATCTGGACGGGCGTCTCCTTGCAAGCCGCCCTGTTGTGCCTCTCCCTGTTCTTGATTCGCATGTTCTTCATCACGGCGGGGTACCACCGTTACTTCTCTCATCGCGCCTTCAAGACGAGTCGGGCGATGCAATTCGTCCTCGCGCTCGGAGGCGGGATGGCGGCCCAGAAGGGAGCCCTTTGGTGGGCCGCCCATCACAGGCATCACCACCAATTCTCGGATCAGCCCGAAGACATCCATTCGCCCATGAAGGGCTTCTGGTGGAGCCACGTCGGCTGGATCGTATGCACGAAGTACGAGGCAACCGATTTCGAAGCGATCCCCGATTTCGCACGCTATCCGGAACTCGTGTTCTTGAACCGGTGGCACCTGCTTCCGCCGATCCTGCTGGGCGCGTTCTGTTTCCTGGTTGGCGGATGGAGCGGTCTGTGGATCGGCTTCTTTCTCTCGACCGCGCTGACCTATCACGCGACGTTCGCGATCAATTCCCTGACCCATCTGTTCGGGCGACGCCGCTACGCGACGACCGATACGAGTCGGAACTCGCTGATCATGGCGCTGATCACCTTTGGTGAGGGATGGCATAACAATCACCACCACTACCAGGCCTCCGCCAATATGGGCTTCTACTGGTGGGAAATCGACATCTCCTACTACGTCCTCCTGGCCATGAAGCGTCTCGGCCTCGTCTGGGATCTGCGCCGACCGCCCCAGGCGGCCTTGGAATCCAAGAGAATCGAGAACGGCAATCCCGATATCGGGATGCTCGTACTGCAGGAGCCGGTCGCGAGCTAGCGAGCCGCGGCGAGGGTCGGGGCCGCTACGGCTTGGCGTCTTCTTGCAGGGCGACTTCGCGTGTGGGCATTTCCTGGGCTCGGAGCCGCAACTTGTCACCTCGGCGTCGAACGAGTTCCGTGTTCTCCTCTGCGTAGGAGAAGCAGGTATCGCGCATGCCGGGGATGTTCTCGATGATCATTGCGTGGCGCGCTGCCGGATCGTCCTCCCGCTCGCGCGTCTCCTGCGTGGCCTTGGCGAAGGCGCGCACGAAGTGGATCTGATAGGCGGCCTGTGCGATCTCGACGACCAGTTCCGAGATCCGATGGCAGCCGCCGACACCTCCCACGCGGCTTCGCGCTTCCTGGGTGAATCCGCGGGCTACGCGCATCCCGACGAGCCCCTCCATGTTCGTCCCCGTCATCCC is a genomic window of bacterium containing:
- a CDS encoding acyl-CoA desaturase; this translates as MLKTLLNRYERTADEQVKWISSIPFFLIHLLPLAAIWTGVSLQAALLCLSLFLIRMFFITAGYHRYFSHRAFKTSRAMQFVLALGGGMAAQKGALWWAAHHRHHHQFSDQPEDIHSPMKGFWWSHVGWIVCTKYEATDFEAIPDFARYPELVFLNRWHLLPPILLGAFCFLVGGWSGLWIGFFLSTALTYHATFAINSLTHLFGRRRYATTDTSRNSLIMALITFGEGWHNNHHHYQASANMGFYWWEIDISYYVLLAMKRLGLVWDLRRPPQAALESKRIENGNPDIGMLVLQEPVAS
- a CDS encoding DUF2889 domain-containing protein produces the protein MPQTTREVRSLYSRTKQVDIFPLGSDRFLIAAFLQDEIHDIHAEVEILYPSLEIVAARSEVRNAPFTNICGMTGTNMEGLVGMRVARGFTQEARSRVGGVGGCHRISELVVEIAQAAYQIHFVRAFAKATQETREREDDPAARHAMIIENIPGMRDTCFSYAEENTELVRRRGDKLRLRAQEMPTREVALQEDAKP